A region from the Leptolyngbya sp. 'hensonii' genome encodes:
- a CDS encoding ABA4-like family protein yields MTITIDLLYNGANLFVLPFWALMILLPNWGVTQRVMQSYLPFVALAALYLYWFTGALNAETAQALANPQLADIARFFSEKEAAAIGWVHFLVMDLFVGRWIYWEGQKTGIWTVHSLLFCLFAGPLGLLSHILTHWIAQRFSKTASEVEAA; encoded by the coding sequence ATGACAATCACGATTGATCTTTTGTATAACGGGGCAAATCTCTTTGTCCTCCCCTTTTGGGCGCTCATGATTCTGCTACCGAACTGGGGGGTAACCCAACGGGTGATGCAATCCTATCTGCCGTTTGTGGCCCTGGCTGCCCTCTACCTCTATTGGTTTACTGGGGCGCTGAATGCGGAAACGGCCCAGGCTCTGGCCAATCCCCAATTGGCCGATATTGCCCGGTTTTTTAGCGAGAAAGAGGCGGCGGCGATCGGGTGGGTGCATTTCCTGGTCATGGATCTGTTTGTCGGGCGTTGGATCTACTGGGAAGGCCAGAAGACAGGGATCTGGACTGTCCATTCCCTCCTGTTCTGCCTGTTCGCCGGTCCTCTGGGGCTGCTCTCCCACATCCTCACCCACTGGATCGCTCAGCGCTTCTCCAAAACGGCTTCTGAAGTGGAAGCGGCCTAA
- a CDS encoding DMT family transporter, translating to MTSHSPPTRWQIGLILLSGILAVSMSAVLIRLAIGAAGVQGVGFSLVIAASRLSLAALMILPIVLIQSFQARATAVPVPRQRFTPIPLAIVAGLLLGLHFATWITSLSYTSIVASTALVTTNPVWVALITWIGWGEKPTRLTILGIALALLGSLIVGFGETGVPSRASQPLLGNGLALVGSWAVSLYFLVGREAQRQGLSLSHYSAIAYSVAALLLLPLPLLWGSRYTGYPPIVYFYLLLMALVPQLIGHSSINWAVRWLSPTLVSLAILFEPIGASLLGILIFREIPGTLVLLGTLVLLLGVGTAGAGSKSV from the coding sequence ATGACCTCCCATTCCCCCCCGACCCGATGGCAGATTGGGCTCATCCTTCTGAGTGGCATCCTGGCCGTTTCGATGTCCGCCGTGCTGATCCGTCTGGCGATCGGGGCCGCAGGGGTGCAGGGGGTGGGCTTCAGCCTGGTGATCGCGGCATCCCGCCTCAGCCTGGCTGCTCTGATGATCCTGCCGATCGTCCTCATCCAATCCTTCCAGGCCAGGGCCACAGCCGTCCCTGTCCCCAGGCAGCGTTTCACTCCCATTCCTTTGGCGATCGTCGCCGGACTCCTACTGGGACTGCATTTCGCAACCTGGATTACCTCCCTCTCCTATACCTCGATCGTCGCCTCCACGGCCCTGGTCACCACCAATCCAGTCTGGGTGGCCCTGATCACCTGGATCGGGTGGGGGGAAAAACCCACCCGACTGACGATTTTGGGCATTGCTCTGGCCTTGCTCGGAAGTCTGATCGTTGGGTTTGGAGAAACGGGCGTCCCCAGTAGGGCTTCCCAGCCCCTCCTGGGCAATGGGTTAGCCCTGGTGGGCTCCTGGGCCGTGAGCCTCTACTTTTTAGTAGGCCGCGAGGCCCAACGGCAGGGACTGAGCCTGAGCCACTACAGCGCGATTGCCTACAGTGTGGCAGCCCTCCTGCTCCTGCCCCTCCCCCTGTTGTGGGGCAGCCGCTACACGGGTTATCCGCCGATTGTTTACTTCTATCTCCTTTTAATGGCTCTGGTTCCCCAACTGATCGGCCACAGCAGCATCAACTGGGCGGTGCGCTGGCTGTCCCCCACACTAGTTTCCCTCGCCATTCTGTTTGAACCGATCGGGGCCAGCCTTCTGGGCATTTTAATCTTTCGAGAAATCCCTGGAACCTTGGTCCTGCTAGGAACCCTGGTGCTCTTGCTGGGCGTAGGCACAGCAGGAGCAGGCAGCAAATCCGTTTAG
- the dnaG gene encoding DNA primase has protein sequence MATVRLHPDTIEEVKEKADIVDVVSEHVVLRKQGKDFTGLCPFHDDKSPSFSVSPSKQFYYCFSCGAAGNAFKFLMELNRQSFTDVVLQLARRYQVQIKTLEPEQRQELQRQLSIREQLHEILSLTARFYEHALQQPQGREALEYLLVSRKLDPAAIQQFQLGYAPASWETLYGYLVEQKHYPVDLAEKAGLILPRKSGGSYYDRFRDRLMIPIHDLQGRVIGFGGRALGEEQPKYLNSPETELFDKGKTLFALDKARSAIAKQDQAVVVEGYFDAISLHAHGISNVVASLGTALGANQVKLLLRYTESKQVVFNFDADAAGSKAVDRAIGEVANLAYQGQVQLRVLTIPDGKDPDEFLRSHPPEEYRDLLSQAPLWLDWQIQQALAGRDLKQADQFQQGVQEIVKLLGNLPNATLRTHYIHQCAGLLSQGDGRIALRLEEDLRQQVRGQRWHGRSQKWESSADYTLRESAEAQLLRIYLHCPDDRPAVREALTSRDLEFGLSHHRFLWRQILELEEQNIPAETLMMALRDRCIEASSSLKQVIHLFQLDEKTELEIHRPALMIRSAAASLERIMCEKRCRHLLSMWEEASQSDFQAQEAQDQGEADPISLVDPLAADLQAWEAATEEESPRSETQRRQAFYQSEYYKEKRHLQQLDQQRCVTASELTQFS, from the coding sequence ATGGCGACAGTTCGTCTACATCCGGACACGATCGAGGAAGTCAAAGAGAAAGCTGACATCGTCGATGTGGTTTCCGAGCATGTGGTCTTACGGAAGCAGGGAAAAGACTTCACGGGTCTGTGTCCCTTCCACGACGATAAGTCCCCTAGCTTTAGCGTCAGCCCCAGCAAGCAGTTTTATTATTGTTTCAGTTGTGGGGCTGCGGGCAATGCCTTCAAGTTCCTGATGGAGTTGAACCGCCAGTCCTTCACGGATGTCGTGCTCCAACTGGCTCGCAGATACCAGGTCCAGATCAAAACCCTGGAACCCGAACAACGGCAAGAACTGCAACGGCAACTCTCCATTCGAGAGCAACTGCATGAGATTCTCTCCCTCACGGCCCGGTTCTACGAGCATGCGCTCCAGCAACCCCAAGGGAGAGAGGCCCTGGAATATTTGCTGGTCAGCCGCAAATTGGATCCGGCGGCAATCCAGCAGTTCCAGTTAGGCTATGCTCCAGCCAGTTGGGAGACCCTCTACGGCTATTTAGTCGAGCAGAAACACTATCCAGTAGACCTGGCGGAAAAAGCGGGCCTGATTCTACCCCGCAAGTCAGGGGGCAGTTATTACGATCGCTTCCGTGATCGCCTGATGATTCCGATCCACGATCTGCAGGGGCGGGTAATCGGCTTCGGGGGCCGAGCCCTGGGGGAGGAACAGCCCAAATACCTCAACTCCCCCGAAACCGAGCTGTTCGACAAAGGCAAAACCCTGTTTGCCCTCGACAAGGCCCGATCCGCCATTGCCAAGCAAGATCAGGCGGTGGTCGTGGAGGGCTACTTTGATGCCATCTCCCTGCATGCCCATGGCATCTCCAATGTCGTGGCCTCTTTGGGAACCGCTCTGGGAGCTAATCAGGTGAAGCTACTCCTCCGCTATACCGAATCCAAACAGGTGGTTTTCAATTTTGATGCGGATGCAGCCGGAAGCAAGGCCGTCGATCGGGCGATCGGCGAAGTCGCCAATCTGGCCTATCAGGGGCAGGTGCAACTGCGTGTCCTCACCATTCCCGATGGTAAAGATCCGGATGAGTTTCTCCGCAGTCACCCCCCAGAAGAGTATCGGGATCTCCTCTCCCAGGCCCCCCTCTGGTTGGACTGGCAAATTCAGCAGGCTCTGGCAGGGCGGGACTTGAAACAGGCGGACCAGTTCCAGCAGGGGGTGCAGGAGATTGTCAAACTGCTGGGCAACCTGCCCAATGCGACCCTGCGGACCCACTATATCCACCAGTGCGCGGGGTTACTCAGCCAGGGGGATGGGCGCATTGCCCTGCGGCTGGAAGAAGACCTGCGCCAGCAAGTACGGGGACAGCGCTGGCACGGACGATCGCAAAAATGGGAAAGCTCCGCCGATTACACCCTACGAGAATCCGCAGAGGCCCAATTGTTGCGGATTTACCTCCACTGCCCGGACGATCGCCCCGCCGTCCGGGAGGCCCTGACCTCCCGTGACCTGGAATTTGGCCTGTCCCATCATCGGTTCCTCTGGCGACAGATTCTGGAATTGGAAGAGCAGAACATCCCTGCCGAAACCCTGATGATGGCCCTCCGCGATCGCTGCATTGAAGCCTCCAGTTCTCTGAAACAGGTGATTCACCTGTTCCAACTGGATGAAAAGACCGAGCTAGAGATTCATCGTCCTGCCCTGATGATTCGTTCTGCCGCCGCCAGCCTGGAGCGCATCATGTGTGAAAAACGCTGCCGCCACCTGTTGAGTATGTGGGAAGAGGCCAGTCAGTCGGACTTCCAGGCCCAGGAGGCCCAGGATCAGGGTGAGGCGGATCCCATCAGCCTGGTGGACCCCCTGGCAGCAGACCTGCAGGCATGGGAGGCGGCGACAGAGGAGGAGTCTCCCCGCTCAGAAACCCAACGCCGACAGGCTTTTTACCAGAGCGAATATTACAAAGAGAAACGGCACCTGCAGCAACTCGATCAGCAACGGTGCGTAACCGCCAGTGAACTGACCCAATTTTCCTGA
- a CDS encoding glycosyltransferase family 4 protein, whose protein sequence is MRILIYSYNYYPEPIGIAPLMTELAEGLVQRGHEVRVVTAMPNYPQRQIYEDYRGKFYLSEQRNGVLIQRSYVWIRPKPNLLDRLMLDASFVATSFVQAWRGWRPDVILLTAPPLPASVPAALLGLFRSCPVVVNLQDILPEAAIHVGLIRNKLMIRVFEFLEKFAYRMAHTISVITDGFVENLLGKNVPGDKIVCIPNWVDTDFIRPLPKEHNSFREEHGLQGKFVVLYSGNIALTQGLETVIQAAARLKDISEIEIVIVGEPGALQRLQRHCDRYQTENVKLLPFAPREKLPEMLAAADIGLIVQRHNVISFNMPSKTQVLLASGRPIIASVPAEGTAAKAVERSGGGILVPPENPGALAAAIRDLYANPAKAELLGKKGRIHAEEYYARPKALDQYEALFAAVVANPHGRINLSHPLQTEKAVAEMSVDL, encoded by the coding sequence ATGAGAATTCTGATTTATTCCTATAACTACTATCCGGAGCCGATCGGCATTGCGCCCTTGATGACGGAGTTAGCTGAGGGATTAGTGCAACGTGGGCATGAAGTCCGCGTCGTGACTGCGATGCCCAATTACCCTCAACGGCAGATTTACGAAGACTATCGCGGTAAGTTCTACCTATCTGAGCAGCGGAATGGGGTGCTGATCCAACGCAGCTATGTCTGGATTCGTCCCAAACCAAATTTGCTCGATCGGCTGATGCTGGATGCCAGTTTCGTTGCCACCAGTTTTGTCCAGGCCTGGCGAGGCTGGCGACCGGATGTCATCCTGCTCACGGCTCCTCCCCTGCCCGCATCGGTTCCAGCAGCCCTATTGGGGCTGTTCCGGTCCTGCCCGGTGGTGGTGAATCTGCAGGATATCCTACCAGAAGCGGCCATTCACGTCGGGCTGATTCGAAACAAGCTGATGATTCGGGTCTTTGAATTTTTAGAGAAGTTTGCCTATCGGATGGCCCACACCATCAGTGTCATTACAGATGGTTTTGTGGAAAACCTGCTGGGGAAAAATGTCCCAGGGGACAAGATTGTTTGCATCCCTAATTGGGTCGATACCGACTTCATTCGGCCCTTGCCCAAGGAACATAACTCGTTTCGGGAAGAACACGGGTTACAGGGTAAGTTTGTCGTCCTTTATTCCGGGAATATTGCCCTGACCCAGGGGCTGGAAACAGTCATTCAGGCGGCGGCCCGGTTGAAAGACATTTCGGAAATTGAGATCGTGATTGTCGGGGAGCCAGGGGCCTTACAGCGGCTCCAGCGTCACTGCGATCGCTACCAGACAGAGAATGTCAAGTTGCTGCCTTTTGCCCCCAGGGAAAAGTTGCCGGAGATGTTGGCTGCCGCCGACATTGGGCTCATTGTCCAGCGCCATAACGTGATTTCCTTCAACATGCCCTCAAAAACCCAGGTTTTGCTGGCCAGTGGTCGGCCCATCATCGCCTCAGTTCCGGCGGAGGGCACGGCGGCTAAAGCAGTGGAACGGAGTGGGGGCGGCATCCTGGTGCCCCCGGAAAATCCTGGAGCCTTGGCTGCAGCCATTCGGGATTTGTATGCCAATCCAGCCAAGGCCGAGCTTCTAGGGAAGAAAGGTCGGATCCATGCGGAAGAGTACTATGCCCGTCCGAAAGCTCTGGATCAGTACGAAGCGCTGTTCGCGGCAGTGGTCGCCAATCCCCATGGTCGGATCAATTTATCCCACCCTCTCCAAACCGAGAAGGCCGTGGCTGAGATGTCCGTAGATCTTTAA
- a CDS encoding biotin/lipoate A/B protein ligase family protein, with protein sequence MTPVWRFIPLLEADGCTQMAVDHWLFRQHALGHHPPTLRFYTWAPPAISLGRHQQQWPEHWNQLVWQGSPIDLVRRPTGGRAVLHQGDLTYAVITSGLVPDRVQAYRQICEFLIQGWRSLGLTLEYGEAKRGYIHNPHCFGTATQADLVLPDGTKLIGSAQLRQGNTVLQHGSMALQVDPVLMAQVFGQKPTPLPLLSQTATWENLLHQVVTTLTAALEDCFTIKVNVQPLSVEEIEAAITLQNQDRS encoded by the coding sequence TTGACCCCAGTTTGGCGTTTTATTCCCCTCCTGGAGGCGGATGGCTGCACCCAGATGGCTGTGGATCACTGGTTGTTTCGGCAGCATGCCCTGGGCCACCATCCCCCAACCCTCCGATTTTATACCTGGGCTCCCCCGGCGATCTCCCTGGGGCGACATCAACAACAATGGCCAGAACATTGGAATCAACTCGTCTGGCAGGGATCTCCGATCGATCTAGTGCGGCGGCCCACAGGAGGACGAGCTGTCCTCCACCAGGGAGATCTGACCTACGCGGTCATTACCTCCGGTCTGGTTCCTGATCGGGTGCAAGCCTATCGACAGATTTGTGAGTTTTTAATCCAGGGCTGGCGATCGCTGGGCCTGACCCTGGAGTATGGGGAAGCAAAACGGGGCTACATTCACAATCCCCACTGTTTTGGCACCGCTACCCAGGCCGACTTGGTTCTCCCCGATGGCACCAAACTGATTGGCAGTGCCCAACTCCGCCAGGGGAATACGGTGCTACAACATGGCTCTATGGCCCTGCAAGTGGATCCAGTCCTGATGGCCCAGGTATTTGGCCAGAAGCCCACCCCTCTGCCCCTGTTATCTCAGACCGCTACCTGGGAAAACTTATTACACCAGGTTGTAACAACCTTAACGGCAGCGCTTGAAGACTGCTTCACAATAAAAGTGAACGTCCAGCCCCTTTCTGTTGAGGAAATTGAGGCTGCAATCACCTTGCAAAATCAGGACCGTTCCTGA